One genomic segment of Scophthalmus maximus strain ysfricsl-2021 chromosome 3, ASM2237912v1, whole genome shotgun sequence includes these proteins:
- the actr5 gene encoding actin-related protein 5 — translation MASKERPVCQIFSFQDCKASPDPVFELPAGCLTPTPAPIVIDNGSFQTRAGWATPGAESDSPRLLFRSVAARSRGAARSETQIGNEIPNLEPLRWLLKSQFDRNVVVNFEIQELMFDHVFTHLGIASEGGVEHPLVLTEAPCNPLHCRQMMSELLFECYRVPHVSYGVDGLYSLYHNNAQRNIQPPPHTGIVLSSGFHCSQILPVINGRLDAVNCKRVNVAGSQSASYLQRLLHLKYPGHLAAVTLSRMEELLHEHSYTAVDYHEELEKWRSPAFYEREVHRMQLPFSGKVPGGSVSVEERQERRAQQLRRLQEINARRREEKLLQDQERLDRLMAVQELMDDGLLDQFHKSLVELNMDSAEELQSYINKLQLAVEQGRQKLLHSDGAEGKIEVSELDQPMDEGDAVTLMDSDFPEDVLPEKPANVVQPMFSVAEYHQLFVGTERLRCPEIMFQPSLTGEDQMGLMETLQYVLARYTPEQQEALVSNVFLTGGNMQYPGMKERVERELLAMRPFQSHFKVTMASQPALGAWYGARDWALEHPPGGGAAEGWISRQDYEEKGGEYLSEHCASNVFIPLKIVKPVPARPVEPSSSNALTSTGAPAAVPTVTSAPSPSSSTVAADVSMVTS, via the exons ATGGCTTCCAAAGAGCGACCGGTCTGTCAAATCTTCTCGTTCCAGGACTGTAAAGCCTCTCCCGACCCGGTCTTCGAGCTGCCCGCCGGCTGTCTGACTCCTACGCCGGCCCCGATAGTGATAGACAACGGCTCCTTCCAGACCCGGGCTGGCTGGGCGACACCAGGGGCCGAGTCCGACTCGCCGCGGCTTCTCTTCAGGTCGGTGGCGGCGCGCAGCAGAGGCGCCGCCCGCAGCGAGACGCAGATCGGCAACGAGATCCCCAATCTGGAGCCGCTGCGGTGGCTGCTGAAGAGCCAGTTCGACCGGAACGTGGTGGTCAACTTCGAGATCCAGGAGCTCATGTTCGACCATGTGTTCACACACCTGGGCATCGCCTCTGAG GGCGGCGTGGAACACCCCCTCGTGCTCACCGAGGCGCCCTGCAACCCGCTGCACTGTCGGCAGATGATGTCGGAGCTTCTGTTCGAGTGCTACCGCGTCCCGCACGTCTCCTACGGCGTGGACGGCTTGTACAGTCTCTACCACAACAACGCTCAGAGGAACATCCAGCCGCCGCCACACACTGGCATCGTTTTGTCCTCGGGATTCCACTGCTCACAGATCCTGCCAGTTATCAATGGCAG GTTGGACGCGGTGAACTGTAAGCGTGTGAATGTGGCGGGGAGCCAGTCCGCATCCTACCTGCAGCGCCTCCTCCACCTGAAATATCCAGGTCACCTTGCCGCCGTCACGCTCAGCCgcatggaggagctgctgcacgAACACAGTTACACTGCCGTAGATTATCATGAAG AGCTGGAAAAGTGGCGCAGCCCAGCGTTTTATGAGCGCGAGGTTCATCGCATGCAACTTCCCTTCTCGGGTAAGGTGCCGGGCGGCTCTGTGAGtgtggaggagaggcaggagagacGAGCTCAGCAGCTCCGACGCCTTCAGGAGATCAACGCTCGCCGCCgggaggagaagctgctgcaggaccaAGAGAGGCTGGACAGACTTATGGCAGTACAG GAGCTGATGGACGACGGCCTGTTGGATCAGTTTCACAAGAGCCTGGTGGAGCTCAACATGGACTCAGCTGAGGAGCTGCAGTCGTACATCAACAAGCTGCAGCTGGCTGTGGAGCAGGGCAGACAGAAACTTCTGCACAGTGATGGAGCGGAGGGGAAAATTGAG GTGTCTGAGCTGGATCAGCCGATGGACGAGGGAGACGCGGTGACGCTGATGGATTCTGACTTTCCCGAGGACGTGCTGCCTGAAAAGCCTGCTAATGTGGTTCAG CCCATGTTCAGCGTGGCGGAGTACCATCAGCTGTTCGTAGGGACCGAGCGTCTGCGCTGTCCAGAGATCATGTTCCAGCCGTCGCTGACCGGAGAGGACCAAATGGGACTGATGGAGACGCTGCAGTATGTTCTGGCCAG GTATActccagagcagcaggaggcgctggTGAGCAATGTGTTTCTGACGGGCGGGAACATGCAGTACCCCGGGATGAAGGAGCGAGTGGAGCGAGAGCTGCTCGCGATGAGGCCCTTCCAGTCACACTTCAAG GTGACCATGGCGTCGCAGCCGGCCCTGGGCGCCTGGTACGGGGCGAGAGACTGGGCTTTGGAGCATccccctggaggaggagcggcagAGGGATGGATCAGCAGACAGGACTATGAGGAGAAAGGAGGCGAGTATCTGAGTGAACACTGTGCCTCCAACGTCTTCATTCCCCTGAAGATTGTCAAACCGGTTCCTGCTCGCCCCGTGGAGCCCTCCTCCAGCAATGCACTGACTTCAACtggagctcctgctgctgtcccCACGGTTACGTCTGCGCCGAGTCCCTCCTCTTCTACTGTCGCTGCTGATGTTTCTATGGTTACCTCCTAA